The DNA region cgattttgattgttaaaagtgcatttgaaagctggtgtgctgaacaagggtcattttgagaccgaatttcgaaatatccatctgttttcggatgcggccagacttttcaacaaaatacacagttttcaaatgaaaatatggtcaaaatttttcatttttatatcttttatttatctcaaaattgcatttttcgagctctacaacctcccaaattttcatccagatccataatctggttctggagttagagccgtttgattaacctaccaaaagaaaaaactaaaaaaggtaaaagcccacctggtgaccttcgccaacactttttatttccgattttatccgaaatttttttctacattcatagtacagaccatgagtgagcatctgaaacaaatttgacatctatcggcaatccggatcaatttttagagcgatttactttttgcctttcttactaaagaaaggtataggttttactttaaggctggacgtcattttcgtcttcgtaaatatgtcgattcagcatgaattttaatcggaaaaatcgtcaaaaaatcacactgcatcgattttcgacgcttcgtcgccaagtcgacaagttgtcaagttgagcttcgaatactggcgcgagaatgctggcgcatctattttgtggctcgacttatactcgttttgtagtagcttgtctaccgatgtttcctacaacgtgtaatatatcgtagcttttcgttttcttttgccctatgcgtttttgcataactgtccaatgtttatgcaaaactttgtgacataggacattcatccggctacaatcaatttgtttcccgtgcgctcctaaaatcgcctaaatgtagacttcatttgtcgtaagtttatttaacagggttcattggattccaattggagctttctaagcttttcatcgtttatatcgttttcaaagttttcaatgctggtgacgccaatggctttctacttAAGGTagtcgcgattgagtgtgtagtggtgcggttttaAAATAGCAATTTCTGACACTCTCACTTATGTAGAAGCTGAATGGCGAGCttctgcaccgtgcggcacacgcggttcacttgtagggaaatatacccattttaatcactctaagccgttcgaccaattatcaacactttgccgttttccgctattaaatcaactttttcaagtgtatcaacaatggagagttgtttgctcacttttatttgagctatttattactttggaccaGTCTTgagcaaagtgctgataggccgataatataaATAGACTGAAAAAGGGAATAGTTCCCTACCTCGGTTTTTCTttacgcctgctttgttcggtgaaccaaaataccaacacacaaaagggctcgaccgaagctagaaaaccaaaaccgcggtatGCGTTGTCACTGACGCATGGGAAGTTTGCTATGCTCGTGTTTGTCATAAACTCTTGTTTGATTAAAAACATGTACGCTtacaaatattcttttggtgaaaaaagcgttttttatttcttttcgaaagcatatcatttataatactttgctttcatcattagactttctttttttctgacgttataaataaacaaagtcgttgTTATGAATTTAAAGAAGAAGTTCTACTATTgctatattctttagtaagaaaggctctatctcaccccaggtgggattaaatcgggttttttttttatgtttactttactttaccATTAGCTTGGCCTGCTGCACGATTCTCCTACAGCAAACTCGGTCCATGGATGCATGTTTCCAATTTCACGGTGCACccacttttcaattttatagttttgattttgtacattttttttaatttttaattttttaattttttttcgaaaagaatcACAAGCGTAAGGATCCAGTCAAGGAAAacttccagagttttttttaaaaggacaaataaactattgtctttcatatgtttatcgagaaattaaaagtgagagtgtgtgcaacatggagttaaactttctgtgaagattATCTtggcaatttgaaaattttaacaccATGTTgtacgcacacactctcacttttaattcctcgataggacctaataaaaaaaactctagactggAAATTGTCCGCAGCGGCagtgaaagcaagccagagcgggtaaagaaaagccccaagaatgttttcattataacctacagcgagtaaattggtttgaaatttgaaattgttttctttgatcataaaatcgacattaatagccaattataccattttcaggtaagaaataagtagcttaattgatataaacggaaatatttttgtgatggccgatttaacctgttcattatctgattcaaaataagggaatgttttaatcaaccaaaacctaactaatcaattgagaatgtagattattcaagtggacaaatattttttaaagtcacttctaccatagaatcaaagctctgcttgaaaaatggtaattggaatgattttcaaaattagcaatctaacctcattctcgaGTTTTCAATCCagatctcagaattttcaatgaaaatggcaacttagcaaaaaaatcaaaaagtcaatcgatagaactttttatttcttaccttcctgttaactttattttattcgaaaagatcaattttcttttaaaaatcttaaaatatttttcactcccctttgcacttatcgctcaaaaacgtaaacgtaaccttgcaccaaagttctcctactcgaatgtaggtggcgaatcgagtttttagctttgggTTGGGGGCCTATTTCTTGACCGGTTTTCGTGGGATGTGCGTATTGAACCTGAGGGGGGACACGAATAGAAAGCGCAACTTGTCTTGCCTGCTTTCCTTTCCAACTGCTAAATCATGTTGAATTCCAGAACATGAAAAAACTTAGttcctttttaaaaaatgagaatGTAAACAAAAGAAACTCATGTCAAAAGTTGAGATGGTTGAATCGAACTCGATTTTGCGAACCTAAAAAGAATGCGATCGGCTGCTGAGCGTCTGAATAAAATACGTAGAAAGGAGTTATTTGAAATGTGCGTGTGCATTCATTCATTCCACAAAAATTCATTTTGCGTTCATTTCGAATAAAACGCGAAAGTGATCTAAAACCAAAACTTTGACATTTCTCCCGGCAGCAACTGTCACATCACTTGAAAACTTTTGCGCAAACATCGTGGTGGTGCGGTCGTGCGGCCTTGACCGGGAGCAATATTTAGAGCCGAGATTCCTGCATTCCGTGTTATTTCCCGTGTTTCTCCGTTTGTAATCCGGTCCACATTCACTAGCAAAACAAGCAATCTGCACAAGTAGCGTCGTTCCAATGTCGTGGCTGTTCGGTTACAAAAGCCAGGTGCCCCAGGGCGGTCCGCCGCCTCCAGGTGGGGAAGGCGGTGATGCCGCAGGTTCACCGGCCTCGGCTGGCCAAGCGGCCGGCGACCAGAACCTGACCAAGGCTGAGCGGAAAGCGATGGAGGCGTATCGGTTCGATTCTTCGGCGCTGGAACGCGCTGCGGAAGCGGCGAGGACGTTGGAACGGTCGAGTATGACGATATGATTGCGTAATCTTGGAGTTGGGGTTTGTTGAAtgggttctttttttcttgttttttttagagCATGCCCGTGAGGCGTTGGAGTTGTCCAAGCTGCAGGAAGGGACCCGCCAGCAGGAGTACATGGCCAAGGTTAAGGAGTACGAGGCTCACATCGAGCAGTCCAAGGTGGAACAGAAGCGCGTTGACCACGAGGAGCGCCGTAAGACGTTGGCCGAGGAGActaaacagcagcagcagcgtgcCCAGTACCAGGATCAGCTGGCCAGGAAGCGGTACGAGGAGCAGTTGGCACAGCAGCAGCGAGTTCAGGAGGAGAACCTCCGAAAGCAGGAGGAAAGTGTAGCGAAACAGGAAGCGATGCGTCGGAAGACGGTTGAGCATGAAATGGAGCTGCGCGAGAAGAACAAGATGAAGCTGCTGGAGGCCGAGCTGCGGGCTAAGGCGAAGGTTGATCGCGAGAATCGGGACTTGACGCTGGAGCAGATACGGTTGAAGGCGGAGGAGAATCGGGTTACCGTTATGGAGAGCATTAAAACCGCTGGATCCGTGCTGGGTCAAGGAGCCACCGCGCTGTTGACGGACTGGAACAAGGTCGCTACGACTGTTGGTGGATTGTCGCTGCTAGCGCTGGGCGTGTACTCGGCCAAGGGCGCCACCGGAGTGGCCTCCCGGTTCGTCGAAGCTAGAATCGGCAAACCATCGCTGGTGAACGAAACGTCGCGATTTTCCCTTCTTGAAGCCGTTCGCCACCCGATCGACACGCTCAAACGCCTCAAGCCCAAACCCACCGATGCCCTGCAAGGTGTCGTTCTGCAGCCGAAGCTGGAGGAACGTCTGCGGGACATTGCCATCGCGACGAAAAACACCAAGAACAACAAGGGCCTGTACCGGAACATCCTGATGCACGGACCGCCCGGAACCGGTAAGACCATGTTCGCGAAGAAGCTCGCGTCTCACTCGGGCATGGATTACGCCATCATGACCGGCGGTGACGTTGGCCCGATGGGACGCGATGCCGTCACTGCCCTGCACAAGGTATTCGATTGGGCCAACACGAGCCGCCGCGGGCTGCTCCTGTTCATCGACGAAGCGGACGCCTTCCTGCGCAAACGCTCGTCCGAGCAAATCTCCGAAGACATGCGATCCGCCCTGAACGCCTTCCTGTACCGCACCGGCGAGCAGAATCCGCGCTTCATGCTGGTGCTCGCCTCCAACACGCCCGAACAGTTCGATTACGCCATCAACGATCGGCTGGACGAGATGGTCGAGTTTACGCTGCCCGGCCTGGAGGAACGCGAACGGTTAATCCGGCTGTACTTTGACAAGTTTGTGCTGCAGCCGGCCGCCGAGGGAAAGAAACGCTTCAAGGTCGAACAGTGGGACTACAGCGCCGTCTGCAGCCGGATGGCCAAGCTGTGCGAGGGCATGTCCGGGCGCGAGATCTCCAAGCTGGGCGTGTCCTGGCAGGCGGCCTGCTACTCGTCCGAGGCGGGCGTCCTCACCGAGCAGATGGTGCTGGACCGGTGCGAGGCGTCCGTGCGGCAACACAAGCAAAAGATGGCCTGGCTGTCGGAGCAGGAAAAGCTCGACCACAAATCCATCACCGGCGGCAAGGGCTTCCTGCCGCAACAGAACTAAGAGCATCGTTAGTGtgtaagagagagagagcaaattCAGCGAACCTGCCGTCGCGGGAGAAATCCAGAAAGGTAGGACCCGACTGAGATTGTTATTGTTTTCACGAGGTGTCCATGCCTCCCGGGCCCGCGTTGGTGTGGTTCGATTGGAACGGATTTCcgcttttattttattatttgagagTGGCGCCATCGTGACCGTTCGCCTCAGGGAAATTTATATTAAACTTCTTGGAACGGGCGCCGCGAACGACGACTTGCTTTCGGTGTGTACCAGTCCCATGAACAACCATGTTTAATGCATTTAGCATCATTTTGCATTAACGGTGAACTCGAGTGTGTTCAAAATAGGCATTCTACAGTGCGATTCGTGCACGTTTATTATCTGCACTTGCGTTCGTTTTGTGTACATGTATCTGGAGAAAGAAAAAATCGACGAATGTATAGATTGGGGAAATGAAATTAGATTTAGAttgaaaagttataaaaaaaaaaccaattaaTTAATATATAAATGTGTAGGTGTTTCAAGGTTTGGAAAACGATTGAGAAAATCCCTTGGAAAATGTCGACGGATCGTAAAAAAAACCTAACatcggtaaaaaaacacgattaaaaaccatttctgatcacttgtttcatttttatgcaaaaaaagttattgacaagacaacattttttcaatggatcaactatggtccccttggaacgagctgtcaagtaggaccttttctgtcaagaaggaccgcgaggttaatttttcaaattgatttaaaaatccattttaaactctttgtggtcgtacaaagggttattgtactcagaaaaataagctttatcgttgtaaacAACAATATCAGCattctaagcttcattttaggacccaatttgtttttttttcgtggagtGCAAAAACATGGATTTCgtattaaaattgaatgttcttccgaaaatgtttgtttgtattttctcaaTAAGAAACGTCGAAAATAATGaagagatattttttaaataaattgttgagaatttcttaaataaatttattactACACTGAACTCATTTTTCAACATCTGCTTACCGActctgaaaatttaatttcttttgattttttagtaatgttttataacCTTATGCAGAGTTTTTTTCATACTGGaccctttaaatttttaatcttgtgaatcatatttcaaactttttccgAAGATATAGAATGGGATTTGAccagtagaattttttttccaaatttttaaattcttgggGGAAAAAGAAAAGCTCCATCACTCAAAATTCTAATTTTCAgagataaacaaaaaatcaaaacatttttgattttcattggatttaaaaaatcttaaaatttagattcaaaaattttacaaattcgaaatttcttaaatttttaatttaaaaaatctgaatttcagaactccacaaattttggaatatcaaaatttaaaaatttcaaaattaaagaaattaaaaatttcaaaaatctaaattaaaaaaaaaataaaggcaaAATTAAACATCGtgagaattcttaaattcctatattcaggaccttataaaatacaaaacgaaaaactgcaaaattcttgaattcttaaattaattttgtcACCATCTATGATTAAAGAAAATATGATAACTTTGGAGTCATTTTTTATGCAAGAAAATTTTTGAGAGGAAAatccctgggccttgtaaagtcaaggggcatgatttgatcctagtgcattagttaaaatttgggtatacattattttttataagcactatggacaccacttcatgctacgagaactcgctttgccgcagcctcagggcttaagcgttgaccgataagctgtcttcgtgaaccaggtagttctccgatagtgaaaatatcacaattgcacaagacaccgctgctcctgtgactttttcactatcacaatgtgggatttaggttgggtcttcaggatagtacaattgatttgttgcttagcattagcatttaaaataaacctgtatcctttccaaatctatttgatgttaaatttagttgcaattgttaagttagaataatgctgtcaataaactttgattgatgtagaatactaggcattcttttatgtcaaattgtccatagagttTCGATCAATCAAcaatgtaatgatatcggacaaaattcgttgatctgttgaactaacggttttcggattatggttgtattgaccattgttgcgaatcgaggaactacggatcttttgacgtaaatggtcattactttttcaaatcgcgatttctatcctatttgtatatcagttcattttttttattgtttttgatagaagtagtactacaatagttaaaggaacgtttagttttgaacattaagtttagaggattttagattaaagtatagattttcaatccaaagtagttagcaaacaaatatttggacttaaatgaataattgaataagttggacttatgaataacacacaactgtgcatttattctagagtcagatccatacagcgtcagtgtttatttggtcaaagtgtactaattcattggcagatctgattctagttgtaatgtacgacaagactactgacagacgtgacaggacgagggcccagtttagaggtttcaacatcaacgatgtgcggctggatcaccatccaaaaaaaaaaaagaaaatttttgagaggaaaataataaaaatgtcgtgcttcgatttttctgagATACCCTTTGGTGAGGATCATCGATTCGATCGATTTAGTTTTTAGATCTTAATTTCTAAatgctgaaatttaaaaaaaaaatcgtccatataattttcggcTATTCAAGAATAAGCGTTCTGAGATTAAAAAACAACCCTGCGGTTCTGGATCGTGTTGTTCAAACCCGGTGAAGAATTTCCTTTTTGCATtactatttaatttaaaaaaaatattgaggtaTTGCGTTgagaatttttcaatcaacagtttactctccatccgcattgactttCTTGCATTTAACATTTTCAACGCTTTTTCTACAAGTCTTTTTGAAGGGGATGCTGAGCTCAATTCGTTCTCCATCCGTAATGACTGTTTCTTAtttctgtttttcttttcatttttttgttattcacaccaTTTGTCTTTTCTATATccttgtgaggggatcatcaatccatccgcattgacatactatcttttaatttttcttcttgtctttcttcaaatttcattatttttttatttttttcgcacTACTGCATACCATTATTTGTTAGGGGCTCGATTTGCTCTCCttccgcattgaccttttctcatctatgattttcctttttaCATAGACTAAATATATATAGATACGCCACTCCGCTGTTGGGGCTGGCGACACTATCGCCACGCTAAAATTACACCTGGTGGCAATTCACAGGTACTAACCTACCCTTTGGGAACGCTTGAGAAAAAATCCTCCCCAGTTTTAGTTCAATGCTCAGTGGGTATATCCAAGCAACTCTCGAGTAGCAACTGCTGTTTTCAAGAAATGTCAAAACTCTCCCAACTTTGCAAATCTTTGATCGTGTTAGAAAAAATTCTCGTCCGCTAATTAATGAGGCAACGTCGAAACAGCTTCGCGGCAACAACAAATGGATGTTGCTGTGCTGTGTTAAATAAGGCAGGTGAAtgtaaaaaaggtaaacaaaagaaTCCTTCATTAAAAAGGTTATTTTGTTTATCACAGCCTCGTGAATTCCCGGAAAACGATGATCATGGTGACGGCGAAAACGGAACTTCGTTGAATTCGGAAGCGGTGAACCGGATGCTTCCAGCTTTGCCAGAACAAACACGAACCAGTCCATCGTTCTCGACAATGAATATGCTGACCTCCGTCGTGGAAGATTCTCCTGCGATTCTCCTTGAAATCACGTTTTTGCAGTGTATAAAGCCATGCGATGTTTGTGTCAGCATTACAGAAAAATGAAGGTTAAtgtatgttttattattttaaacttgaggaaataaaaaaatacacattttattattattgttgtagtgcacatttttttacaatttcaaaattcactCCGGCAGTAACGGGGCTAGGTTAGATTAGGTTGTTGGGCACACGACATAGGAAATGAGAACCGCGGACAGCGGCCTTATCCACCAGGTAATCGGTGGTTTCACCTTATCGTCATTTCCGCCTTTAACTTCCGGCCCTTTATTAAGCGCCTTACAACCGTTCAACGCTAAGAATCCCTACGATCGGCGAAACGTTGGACGTCGGTTACTTCTTATCCGGTTCATCATCCGAAAAAGATCGACAAATCAGGGAACTTGACCATGTTTGTCTAAGGCTTGCTGAACAAATCTGGTTCGATCTGGTTCCTCTTTCCGGTGGTCGCACTGACCATTGCAATTGGCACCATGGTGTTGATTGCTGAACCATATTTGTGCAACTCGAGGATATTTTGCGTCCGCTAAATCTCGCTCGCAGCTACCATCAGGATTTTTTCCCACAAACAGCAAATCAGAAAGAGTGACAGTTGTCAGCGAACTTTtggcacagacaacagacgtagcggctagaacaaaataatttgaaaatcgtgtgtaaaaacatggctgccgcatcctgctaatctactagcgccatctgttagcctattgccactctctaaagcagccatgatggttttctgagaaggtgtgtttgaaaatgcatcacccagaaatgttaaaaaaatatattatttaaatttttcgaaaaaaaaatttaaaaaggtaaagattatgtttttatgctatagtaaatctactttaattattaattaacaCGATTTACGAGCacatggaagtttttttttttcatttaattatcgatattaaaaaaatagtctagTCTGATGCTTTTTTAAACACAGCAACCAAGCCCGCGCTTGAGGCTGTCAAATTCTTGCTGGTTGTGTTTATAAACATAACCAACATAGGTGAGCGAAAAGGAGGGAAGACCCGGTGGAAATCGGGAGGATGGGCAAGCGTTTCTTGGAGGATAAAAGATCCGGAACCAGAAACGAAAAAATCCGGAACTGTCGAAGAAGGAAAAACAGCAAGATATGACACGGTAATGTCTGGATGTCATCGGCGCCGTCAGCAAGAGCTATTATCACGGCCAACCCCGTAAACGTTTTAGTACAAAAGACCGCATTCCGAAGATTATCTCCGGAACCGGCAAACCAGCTACCACGATCATTTCAACGCTCACCTTCAAGACATCAACCTCTTCAACGCCCTCGAAACCCACCCCACCTTCAAGTGCCGCCACTTCCGGCGAACCTTCGTCGCCATACCAAAGGCCTGAATCTTGAATGTTCTCCCCGGCGTGTCAGATTCCCCCACCGGATTTCTAGTGCAAGCGATCCTCAAACACCAGAACCAAAACAAACGATTACAAACGttgaaaaccaacaaaatgaaaaatgacagtaggcggaaagcgatattttgacagcgggcaatgtgtcaaggcaaagcgactgcagcgccacaaacggattgccacaactaaaaaatctgtagcaatgatttacacaaggaaagaatcgagcccaaacgtctgttgtctgtgcttTTGGTAAGAAAGTCCATAGAGTGCTACGATTTTGTTTAGCAATTTAGTACCTGTAACCTGACTGTGGTGGCGCGCAGAGCGCTAAAGGGGTGTCGCCAACTGAGTATCAGGGATGCCATATCTACGGATTTCTCCGTAGATCTACGGATTTTAGCCATTTCTACGGATCTACGGATTGATCTTCAAAATCTACGGATTTTCATGCAGGCTGATAATTGTATGAAGGacgtgaaattatatttttgcgtgataaaaatgttttatgaaaacGTTTTGAACAATCTGTTTTAGAGAAGAAGTTTTGAGGAAcgttaaaatgaaaagtcgTTTAGGAGAAATGAGGCGATGGCTGAAGTCCAGTGCAGCTTATCCAGCTtttggcgttcgaatggtgaacgcccgaaatgtcaaaatcacgcagtggtaccaacatgacagccgcattttttttttctaatgttggtgctcttgcgcgattttgacatttcggacgttcaacattcgaacgccatcttcgcttaaaaacctggatagataAGTAATCGATCTAGTGGGTTGAGGTCACGTCAAGTcgatgattgcaaaataaccccgtaaaaaatttgacagttctcgaccTAACGAAACACCCTTCGAAATCGGGTAATCAAAAACAACCAACCAGTTAGCCGATTTAGTCGGGATTCGTCAGGAGTAAGATTTTTAGTCGCCCTACGATTAGACCGATTAAATTGGGTTGAgtcagattttattttatttacagactaaatcgataaaaaatcggTTGTTTTTGTAACCGATTtcgtcggccgatttcgacaaccGATTTACCACCAGACGCTTATATAGAGATTACACAGAAGTCTGTTGCCCGGTCGGCCGATTCGTTGGCCAACGAATCGGCCGAAACCACCCGACTAGACCCGACTTAGTTATGCGAAaagtcggattttttttacggGGAATTATGttgttaaataatttaaaacaaaatcgtaACATAAGTTAAACTTGAGTTAAAAGGcaaatttggattgaaatttGAACATGTGGTGTGTATTGGgcccaagaaacaaaaaaaaaatatcccaaaacaTCCTGTTTCTTTTCGGAATCaactcctagcgctttgcgatgttataccacagacaacagacgtagcggctagaacaaaataatttgaaaatcgtgtgtaaaaacatggctgccgcatcctgctaatctactagcgccatctgttagcctattgccactctctaaagcagccatgatggttttctgagaaggtgtgtttgaaaatgcatcacccagaaatgttaaaaaaaaatatattatttaaatttttcgaaaaaaaaatttaaaaaggtaaagattatgtttttatgctatagtaaatctactttaattattaattaacaCGATTTACGAGCacatggaagtttttttttttcatttaattatcgatattaaaaaaatagtctagtctgatgctttttttaaacacagcaaCCAAGCCCGCGCTTGAGGCTGTCAAATTCTTGCTGGTTGTGTTTATAAACATAACCAACATAGGTGAGCGAAAAGGAGGGAAGACCCGGTGGAAATCGGGAGGATGGGCAAGCGTTTCTTGGAGGATAAAAGATCCGGAACCAGAAACGAAAAAATCCGGAACTGTCGAAGAAGGAAAAACAGCAAGATATGACACGGTAATGTCTGGATGTCATCGGCGCCGTCAGCAAGAGCTATTATCACGGCCAACCCCGTAAACGTTTTAGTACAAAAGACCGCATTCCGAAGATTATCTCCGGAACCGGCAAACCAGCTACCACGATCATTTCAACGCTCACCTTCAAGACATCAACCTCTTCAACGCCCTCGAAACCCACCCCACCTTCAAGTGCCGCCACTTCCGGCGAACCTTCGTCGCCATACCAAAGGCCTGAATCTTGAATGTTCTCCCCGGCGTGTCAGATTCCCCCACCGGATTTCTAGTGCAAGCGATCCTCAAACACCAGAACCAAAACAAACGATTACAAACGttgaaaaccaacaaaatgaaaaatgacagtaggcggaaagcgatattttgacagcgggcaatgtgtcaaggca from Culex quinquefasciatus strain JHB chromosome 3, VPISU_Cqui_1.0_pri_paternal, whole genome shotgun sequence includes:
- the LOC6039815 gene encoding ATPase family AAA domain-containing protein 3A homolog: MSWLFGYKSQVPQGGPPPPGGEGGDAAGSPASAGQAAGDQNLTKAERKAMEAYRFDSSALERAAEAARTLERSKHAREALELSKLQEGTRQQEYMAKVKEYEAHIEQSKVEQKRVDHEERRKTLAEETKQQQQRAQYQDQLARKRYEEQLAQQQRVQEENLRKQEESVAKQEAMRRKTVEHEMELREKNKMKLLEAELRAKAKVDRENRDLTLEQIRLKAEENRVTVMESIKTAGSVLGQGATALLTDWNKVATTVGGLSLLALGVYSAKGATGVASRFVEARIGKPSLVNETSRFSLLEAVRHPIDTLKRLKPKPTDALQGVVLQPKLEERLRDIAIATKNTKNNKGLYRNILMHGPPGTGKTMFAKKLASHSGMDYAIMTGGDVGPMGRDAVTALHKVFDWANTSRRGLLLFIDEADAFLRKRSSEQISEDMRSALNAFLYRTGEQNPRFMLVLASNTPEQFDYAINDRLDEMVEFTLPGLEERERLIRLYFDKFVLQPAAEGKKRFKVEQWDYSAVCSRMAKLCEGMSGREISKLGVSWQAACYSSEAGVLTEQMVLDRCEASVRQHKQKMAWLSEQEKLDHKSITGGKGFLPQQN